The following proteins are encoded in a genomic region of Xenopus laevis strain J_2021 chromosome 3L, Xenopus_laevis_v10.1, whole genome shotgun sequence:
- the LOC108711580 gene encoding melanin-concentrating hormone receptor 1 — protein sequence MSVPNVTPSLPWMPTTLPPSPASLSLRSPVWGVVYGVICGCGVLCNGLVLVVLLSCRHTLVSDLYVVNLALADLLSLLGMPLLIHQLLHDRGWVFGDLLCRAVTALDLNNQITGVGIITALCVDRYVAVVHSATMGQRRSVRCTWLVTGCVWVCSLLLSTPALLYSGVRWGEGVALCVLDLPGAPLSLYWYTLVHSLLTFLLPLSVIVVLYSLTLHHLSRVMKRVQRAPSQRSRRVTRMALAIVAAFLLCWAPFHAVQLLNLISTGPPSNSAFYLNQAAICLGYAHSCVSPLLVICCTEGFRERLPHARCCQFLFRRWAGFWPVSAYPPQGPNSAINSPPASGICAPQHRRRTISLETPPFSVTENTRLSPGIRDESSIL from the exons ATGTCAGTCCCTAATGTGACTCCCTCCCTCCCTTGGATGCCCACAACTTTGCCACCCTCTCCAGCCTCACTGTCGCTTAGGAGTCCAGTCTGGGGGGTGGTGTATGGGGTGATCTGTGGCTGTGGGGTTCTGTGTAATGGGCTGGTCCTGGTCGTGCTGCTTAGCTGCAGGCACACTTTGGTATCTGACCTGTATGTGGTGAATCTGGCACTAGCCGACCTCTTGTCTTTGCTTGGCATGCCCCTACTTATTCACCAGCTCCTCCATGACAGAGGGTGGGTGTTTGGGGATCTCTTGTGCCGGGCGGTCACTGCTCTGGACCTCAACAACCAGATTACAGGAGTGGGAATCATCACAGCTCTCTGCGTGGACAG GTATGTGGCGGTTGTGCATTCGGCTACTATGGGTCAGCGTCGGAGTGTGAGATGCACGTGGCTGGTGACTGGCTGTGTCTGGGTTTGCTCCCTGCTCCTCAGTACGCCGGCTCTCCTATACTCTGGGGTGCGATGGGGTGAAGGTGTGGCCCTGTGTGTGTTGGACCTTCCTGGAGCTCCACTGTCCTTGTACTGGTACACACTGGTGCACAGTCTACTGACGTTTCTCCTTCCATTGTCAGTTATAGTGGTGCTCTACTCACTCACCCTGCACCACCTTTCCCGAGTTATGAAGAGAGTCCAGCGGGCTCCATCTCAGCGCAGCCGCCGGGTAACCCGCATGGCACTGGCCATTGTGGCTGCCTTTCTTTTGTGCTGGGCCCCATTCCATGCTGTGCAGCTGCTCAATCTGATCTCCACTGGGCCACCCTCCAACTCAGCTTTCTACCTCAACCAGGCAGCAATATGCCTGGGATATGCACACAGTTGTGTCAGCCCCCTGCTTGTTATCTGCTGTACTGAGGGCTTCCGGGAGCGGCTGCCGCATGCACG GTGCTGTCAATTTCTCTTCCGCCGCTGGGCTGGGTTCTGGCCCGTATCTGCCTATCCTCCACAGGGCCCCAATTCTGCTATCAACAGCCCTCCTGCGAGTGGGATTTGTGCCCCCCAGCACCGGCGAAGGACTATCAGCTTGGAGACACCTCCGTTCTCTGTTACTGAAAACACCAGACTGAGCCCTGGCATACGGGATGAAAGCAGTATTCTGTGA
- the pgam2.L gene encoding phosphoglycerate mutase 2 L homeolog: MPHRLVIVRHGESSWNQENRFCGWFDADLSEKGAEEARRGAQAIKEAGMEFDICYTSVLKRAVRTLWYILDGVDQMWLPVVRTWRLNERHYGGLTGLNKAETAEKHGEEQVKIWRRSYDTPPPVMGEDHPYYKLISKDRRYKDLTSTELPSCESLKDTIARALPFWNEVIAPQILAGKRVLIAAHGNSLRGIVKHLDGMSDAAIMELNLPTGIPIVYELDDNLKPTKPMSFLGDEETVRKAMEAVAAQGKAKK, translated from the exons ATGCCTCACCGCCTAGTAATCGTACGCCACGGAGAAAGCTCGTGGAATCAGGAGAACAGGTTCTGTGGCTGGTTTGATGCCGACCTGAGTGAGAAAGGGGCAGAGGAGGCCCGTAGAGGAGCTCAGGCAATAAAGGAGGCCGGGATGGAGTTTGACATCTGCTACACCTCCGTGCTGAAGAGAGCGGTGCGTACTCTGTGGTACATCTTGGACGGAGTAGACCAAATGTGGCTGCCAGTGGTCAGGACCTGGAGACTGAATGAGCGCCACTATGGGGGACTGACAGGCCTCAACAAGGCAGAGACTGCGGAGAAACATGGGGAAGAGCAGGTGAAGATTTGGAGACGATCTTATGACACCCCACCACCAGTCATGGGAGAAGATCACCCATACTACAAGCTGATAAGTAAG GATCGGCGTTACAAAGATCTCACCTCTACAGAGCTGCCCTCCTGTGAGAGTCTGAAGGACACCATTGCCCGTGCCCTACCCTTTTGGAATGAAGTGATTGCCCCCCAGATCCTGGCTGGAAAGCGAGTACTGATCGCAGCACATGGAAACAGCTTGAGAGGCATTGTAAAGCACCTGGATG ggaTGTCTGATGCTGCCATCATGGAACTTAATCTACCCACTGGAATTCCCATTGTATATGAACTTGATGATAACCTGAAGCCAACCAAACCCATGAGCTTCCTTGGGGATGAGGAAACTGTACGGAAAGCCATGGAGGCAGTGGCAGCCCAGGGAAAGGCCAAAAAATAG